AAAGGATCGATTGCGCGTTCTGCTCGATTGCGGCGTGAAAAAAGAAGGCGCCGGGCAGTACCCTGCAGTGGACGCGCAAGAGGCGGCGGCGCTGGACGCCGTTTTTTTGTCCCATGCCCATGAGGACCATTCGATGGCGATTCCGCTGCTGTATAAGCTCGGCTACCGCGGCCTTGTTTGGACGACCCGCGCTACCGCCGAGCAGCTGCCGGGATATTTTGCCGCATGGAAAAAATATGTCGTATCGCGATCGGCGGAACTCCCCTACGGTGAGGAGCATATCGATTCGATCCGCTTCGCTTTTTTGGAGGAGCGGGTGGATGCAGGAGAATGGCTGACGATAACGCCTTCCCTGAAGGTCATGTGGGGCCGCAGCGGCCATTTGGCCGGCTCGGTGTGGCTGCTGCTCGATATGGACGGGAGCCTCGTTTTTTTCTCGGGCGACTATTCGCGGGAATCATGCCTGCTGGCGGCGGATTGGCCGGAGCTTGCGGGACGGCAGGTGGAGCTGGCCATCGTCGATGCCGCCTGCGGCATGGATGAGGAAAGCCAGGAGCTCAAGCTGTCCCGTCTGCAGGAGACGGTGGCGGAAACGGCGGCTCGAGGGGGAACGGTTTTGCTGCCGGTCCCGGTATACGGCCGCGGGCAGGACTTGCTCGTCTGGCTGCGCGAGACGTTTCCGCAGCTCCCCGTCATCGCCGAGGCCGATATCTTGGGCGCTTTGGAGCGGATGCTGGCTTGGCCGGATTGGCTAAGGCCGCAGGCGGAGCGGTGCATCCGCGAGGTGCTGGCGGACGGTCTCGTTCGCGAAGTGCGTGATCGGGAGGAGCGGGAACGGCTGATCGGGGAAACGGGACCGCGCGTCATTTTGACGAGCGACGGCATGATGCAGTCGGCGAAAGCGCAGTGGTACTACCGCGAGCTCAGCCGGAATCCGGCTGCCGCCAGCGTGGTGCTGACCGGGCATCTGGCCGCCGGAAGCTTCGGCGACGCGCTGCTGAAAAGCAAATCTGCGGACGGCTGCCGCGCCGAGTTGATCCGTTACAAGGTGCATCAGGGCATCCGCGATGTGCGGGAAATGCTTGATGCGGTGGACAGCAAGGAGACGCTGCTCGTCCACGCGGGCAAAGCGTCCACGGACCTGGCGGCGGCTCATTTGGCGCAGCTCGGGTATAAGGGAATCCATTCGCTCGAGTGTGGTGACAGGCTGGTAACCGGGGGAAGAGGGCGGTAAGCCCAGCCGGGAGAGCGCATCGCTAGCAGCGATGAAGTCAGGGGGGAGGTCCCCCTTGGCTCCATAAATATTTAAAGGGCAGTGAATGGGAACCCGAAGGGTTCGTCCAGAGCGGACAAAGCGAAGCGTAGGAGCACGGTGATTATTCCACCGCCATTTACACGGGATTCACCGCAAATATGGAATGAATATTTCCCTCGGGATCGCCGAAGAAGCCAGTAGTATGCCCCCAAGACTTGATTTGTGGGGCTGTGACGTCAATGGCTCCCTTCGAAACGAATTCGGCGTACAAGGCGTATACTTGATCTGGTGAATCACATTGGAAATTAAGCTCGACGGCTTGGCCTTTGCGAATTTCTCTGAAAGAAGGATGATCGTTGGTATTCTCGGACATCAGAGATTTGGAGCAAATGGCCAATCTCACCCCGGTATTTCTGAATTCTACGTAATGTTCCTCTTCTACAACGATATCAAATCCCAAGACTTCTTGGTAAAATCGGGCCAAGCGGGCCACATCGTCAGCCAGCAGTGTAAGTCCTTCCAGTCTTGCTATCTTCATTATTAACCGCACCTCCATTTTGAGTTTAGCATATTATTTATATCAATGTGTAAAATTTTGGAATTGTTTGAGAAGAATCTGTGGTAGTGAAGCCGACTAAAGGATGTTGCAATGTAGAAGCGGGTATGTTAGAATCGTGCTGACACTTAACGATTGGAGTTGAAGAGGATAATGTAATATTTCTTGCCACCTGTTTAAAGAATAAAGCGGAATTTGTTTTATTCTTTATTGGCAAGAAAGTTACCTTATTCTTTTCACTCAGAAAATATACCCTTTTCATACCCTGCGCCGGGTTGAATGTGCCGTATTTTTTTTGAGCTACAAGAAAGGTAACTTTCTTGTAGCTCTTTTTTTATTGTCAGAAAGTTTAAGCTCATTAACGCTAAAGCGCGTATGAGAACTTTCTGCACGCAAGAAAAGCTTCCGCTAAAAACGGATGTACCTTTATCGAAAAGGCTCCGATCAGAAGTTTTTCTTATTTTAACAAAGGAGGTTGACGACACATGTCATTGATCAAAGTAACGAACCTGACGTTTGCTTATGACGGCAGTTACGACAACATCTTTGAGAATGTAAGCTTTCAAATCGATACTGATTGGAAACTGGGCTTTACGGGGAGAAACGGCCGGGGCAAGACTACCTTTCTCAATCTGCTGCTCGGTAAGTACGAATACAGCGGAACGATTTCGGCGGGCGTCGGCTTCGAGTACTTCCCGTTCCACGTTGAACACAAAGAGAACCATACCGTCGACGTGGTCGCAGACATCTATCCGGACTTTGAGCACTGGCAGCTTCTTCGCGAGCTTTCTCTGCTGAAGGTGTCGGAGGACGTGTTATACCGACCGTTCGAATCGTTGTCGGGCGGAGAACAAACGAAGGTGATGCTGGCGGCCCTGTTTTTGAAGGAAGACCGTTTTTTGCTTATTGACGAGCCGACCAACCATCTGGACCTGCATGCCCGGAAGCTGGTCAGCGATTATTTGAACGATAAAAGCGGGTTTATTTTGGTATCGCACGACCGGGCGTTTCTGGACAACTGCGTGGACCACGTTCTTTCGATCAACAAGACGAATATCGAAATCCAGAAAGGAAATTTTTCCGACTGGTGGGAGAACAAACAACGACAGGACAACTTTGAGATGGCCGAGAACGAAAAGCTGAGGAAGGACATCAAACGGCTGTCCGAAGCGGCCAAACGGACGAGCAACTGGTCGCATGAAGTGGAAAAAACAAAAAACGGCACCCGCAACTCCGGCTCCAAGGTCGATAAAG
The window above is part of the Paenibacillus hamazuiensis genome. Proteins encoded here:
- a CDS encoding Lsa family ABC-F type ribosomal protection protein, producing the protein MSLIKVTNLTFAYDGSYDNIFENVSFQIDTDWKLGFTGRNGRGKTTFLNLLLGKYEYSGTISAGVGFEYFPFHVEHKENHTVDVVADIYPDFEHWQLLRELSLLKVSEDVLYRPFESLSGGEQTKVMLAALFLKEDRFLLIDEPTNHLDLHARKLVSDYLNDKSGFILVSHDRAFLDNCVDHVLSINKTNIEIQKGNFSDWWENKQRQDNFEMAENEKLRKDIKRLSEAAKRTSNWSHEVEKTKNGTRNSGSKVDKGYVGHKAAKMMKRSKSIEQRQQSAIEERSQLLNNVEGSESLKISQMAYHKQQLVEFDRVSIHYGERKVCRDVSFTVEQGDRIALSGPNGSGKSSLLKLIYGEEIPYSGTFRRGSQLKISYVSQDTSHLRGNLSEFARNSGIDESLFKAILRKFDFSRLQFEKDIASFSGGQKKKVLIAKSLCERVHLHVWDEPLNFIDVISRMQIEELLLEHSPTILFVEHDSEFCKHIATKIVELKEINQF
- a CDS encoding MBL fold metallo-hydrolase; this translates as MINIAVWGGAGEHGRSSYFIQKDRLRVLLDCGVKKEGAGQYPAVDAQEAAALDAVFLSHAHEDHSMAIPLLYKLGYRGLVWTTRATAEQLPGYFAAWKKYVVSRSAELPYGEEHIDSIRFAFLEERVDAGEWLTITPSLKVMWGRSGHLAGSVWLLLDMDGSLVFFSGDYSRESCLLAADWPELAGRQVELAIVDAACGMDEESQELKLSRLQETVAETAARGGTVLLPVPVYGRGQDLLVWLRETFPQLPVIAEADILGALERMLAWPDWLRPQAERCIREVLADGLVREVRDREERERLIGETGPRVILTSDGMMQSAKAQWYYRELSRNPAAASVVLTGHLAAGSFGDALLKSKSADGCRAELIRYKVHQGIRDVREMLDAVDSKETLLVHAGKASTDLAAAHLAQLGYKGIHSLECGDRLVTGGRGR
- a CDS encoding VOC family protein, with the translated sequence MKIARLEGLTLLADDVARLARFYQEVLGFDIVVEEEHYVEFRNTGVRLAICSKSLMSENTNDHPSFREIRKGQAVELNFQCDSPDQVYALYAEFVSKGAIDVTAPQIKSWGHTTGFFGDPEGNIHSIFAVNPV